A genome region from Amblyraja radiata isolate CabotCenter1 chromosome 2, sAmbRad1.1.pri, whole genome shotgun sequence includes the following:
- the med10 gene encoding mediator of RNA polymerase II transcription subunit 10: MAEKFDSLEEHLEKFIENIRQLGIIVSDFQPSSQAGLNQKLNSMITGLQDVDKCRQQLHDINVPLEVFEYIDQGRNPQLYTKECLERALAKNEQVKGKIDTLKKFKGLLIHELSKVFPEEMSKYRAIRCEDHLPT; encoded by the exons aTGGCGGAGAAGTTCGACAGCTTggaggagcatctggagaaattcATCGAGAATATCCGGCAGCTCGGCATCATCGTCAGCGACTTCCAGCCCAGCAGCCAGGCGGGCCTCAATCAGAAGCT AAATTCTATGATTACGGGACTACAAGATGTTGACAAATGCCGACAACAGTTGCATGATATTAATGTGCCACTGGAAGTATTTGA ATACATTGATCAAGGTCGAAATCCTCAACTTTACACCAAAGAATGCCTTGAGAGAGCCTTGGCCAAGAATGAACAAGTCAAAGGGAAAATTGACACCCTAAAG AAATTCAAGGGTCTTTTGATTCATGAACTGAGTAAGGTTTTTCCTGAAGAGATGTCCAAGTACCGAGCTATCCGATGTGAAGATCATCTGCCCACGTAG